In Oscillatoria acuminata PCC 6304, a single window of DNA contains:
- a CDS encoding DUF6760 family protein yields MYQEVATIAFHFHWSLDEILLLEHGERRRWIATIAQLKRMP; encoded by the coding sequence TTGTACCAAGAGGTAGCCACGATCGCCTTTCACTTTCATTGGTCCTTAGATGAAATTCTTCTTCTCGAACATGGGGAACGGCGACGGTGGATCGCCACGATCGCCCAATTGAAGCGGATGCCCTGA